The DNA window CCAGTTTTATTTCCAGCTATTGCATTTCCTGGGTGTCGGGGATGGTGGTGATGCAAATGCGCCGCCGCCTGTTTGGCCATATGATGCGTATGCCCGTGGCCTTTTTCGACCAGCAGTCAACGGGGACGCTGCTGTCGCGTATCACTTATGACTCCGAGCAGGTGGCATCGTCGTCGTCCAGCGCGCTGGTTACCGTGGTGCGCGAAGGGGCTTCGATCATCGGCCTCTTCATTATGATGTTTTATTATAGCTGGCAGCTTTCGGTGATCCTGATTGTGTTGGCGCCGATCGTTTCCTTCGCGATTCGCCTGGTATCGAAGCGTTTTCGTAATATCAGCAAAAATATGCAAAACACCATGGGGCAGGTGACAACCAGCGCCGAGCAAATGCTGAAAGGGCACAAAGAAGTGCTGATTTTCGGCGGTCAGCAGGTTGAAACCGAGCGTTTCAACTCGGTCAGCAATCGCATGCGCCAGCAGGGCATGAAGCTGGTTTCTGCATCGTCCATCTCCGATCCAATCATTCAGCTTATCGCATCGCTGGCGCTGGCGTTTGTGCTGTTTGCCGCCAGCTTCCCCAGTGTGATGGAAACCCTGACGGCCGGTACCATTACCGTGGTGTTCTCATCAATGATCGCCCTGATGCGGCCGCTCAAATCGCTGACCAACGTCAACGCCCAGTTCCAGCGCGGTATGGCGGCTTGCCAAACGTTGTTCAGCATTCTGGACATGGAGCAGGAAAAAGATAGCGGCACCCGCGAAGTAAAACGCGCCAAAGGGGATATTGAGTTCCGCAATGTCACCTTCTTCTACCCAGGCAAAGAAACGCCGGCGCTGCGCGACATCAACCTGAGTATTTCTGAAGGCAAAACGGTGGCGCTGGTTGGGCGCTCCGGCTCGGGTAAATCGACCATCGCCAACCTGTTGACCCGTTTCTATGACGTGCAGGAAGGGGCGGTGCTGATGGACGGTTACGATCTGCGTGAGTACACGCTGGCATCCCTGCGCGATCAGGTCGCGCTGGTATCGCAGAACGTCCACCTGTTTAACGACACCATCGCCAACAATATTGCCTATGCGCGTGAAGATCGCTATAGCCGTGCAGAGATCGAACAGGCGGCGCGCATGGCCTATGCCATGGACTTTATCGACAAGATGGAAAAGGGGCTGGATACGGTGATCGGCGAGAACGGCGTGATGCTCTCCGGTGGGCAACGCCAACGTATTGCCATTGCCCGGGCGCTGCTGCGCGATTGTCCAATCCTGATCCTTGACGAGGCCACCTCAGCACTGGATACGGAATCTGAACGGGCGATTCAGGCGGCGCTGGACGAACTGCAGAAAAACCGCACGTCGCTGGTGATTGCGCACCGCTTGTCCACGATTGAAAAAGCGGATGAGATTCTGGTTATCGAAGACGGGCGTATCGTCGAGCGTGGCGGGCATGATGAATTGCTCGCCAGGCATGGGGCTTACGCGCAGCTTCACCGTTTGCAGTTTGGCCAATAATGATCGAGCGCATCTGGTCTGGCGGTTCACTGCTCTATTTGCTGCTGTTGCCGCTTTCCTGGCTGTATGGCCTGGTGAGCAACTTAATCCGCTTAAGCTATCGCCTGGGGCTGCGCAAAAGCTGGCGGGCGCCGGTGCCGGTTATTGTGGTGGGCAACCTGACCGCCGGCGGCAACGGTAAAACGCCGGTTGTGATTTGGCTGGTGGAGCAGTTGCAGCAACGCGGTTACCGCGCGGGCGTGGTGTCGCGCGGTTATGGCGGCAAGTCAGCAAGTTACCCGCTGCTGCTGGATGGCGCGACCACAACGGCGCAGGCCGGTGATGAGCCGGTGCTGATTTACCAACGTACCGGGGCGCCGGTTGCCGTTGCGCCCAAGCGCGTGGCCGCGGTACAAGCATTGGTGCAGCAGCACGCGGTGGATGTGGTGATCACCGACGATGGGTTGCAGCATTATGCCCTGCAGCGTGACTTTGAAGTGGTGGTGATTGACGGCGTGCGGCGTTTTGGCAACGGCTGGTGGTTGCCCGCCGGCCCGATGCGCGAGCGCGCTGCTCGGCTGAACAGCGTGGATGTCTGCATTGCTAACGGTGGCGTAGCCCAGGCGGGTGAAATCGCCATGAAGCTGCAGGCCCGGGATGCGGTGAACCTGCTCAGCGGTGAACGGCGCCCGGCGGCTGAACTACCCCAGGTGGTTGCCATGGCCGGCATTGGTCACCCGCCGCGTTTTTTCGCCACGCTGGAAAAGCAGGGTGTTGAAATGGTGCGAGAAGTTCCGTTTGCCGACCATCAGGCCTATAGCCTGGCGCAGTTGGCCGCGTTGGTTCAGCCGCAGCAGACGCTATTGATGACCGAAAAAGATGCCGTGAAATGCAGAGCGTTTGCTCAGCCGAACTGGTGGTATTTACCGGTTGATGCACAGTTGCCCCAGCAGCAGGCCGAACAGTTGCTACAGCGCATTGAAGCGCTGCTGAAATAACCTGCAAGCCGTTTAGCCTTGGGGCCGGGCGGCGTGCAGTGCTGATAAAAAACGCTTTTTGTAATAAAAAAGAAAATAAATAATCAAGCATTATCATAGGGATAATGTGTCATCATGCATGATGATGAAAATAAAATGTTAAACCCGCTTGTGTAGCCGGTTGTTTTATGAGTAAATAAGCCTCGGCCTGTGATACAGACCTATTTATGCCAGAGTTTAGAGTTAAGCAGTTCCTTCAAAGCCGTTATCAGTCGATTCCGCTTCAAAGATGAACCTTCTAAGTACCTCCCATAAGTAATGTTTCTGCAAGCAGTCCAAAGTGCCTTATGGCAAGTTTTTATATATTTAAAAGGTAAATGTAATGTCTAAGAAGACGGGTCAGGTTAAGTGGTTCAACGAGAGCAAAGGTTTTGGTTTCATTGAACAGCACGACGGTGGTAAAGATGTGTTTGTACATTTCTCTGCTATCATGACCGACGGTTTCAAAACCCTGGCTGAAGGCCAGCGTGTTGAGTACACCATTCAGGACAGCCCGCGCGGGCCGGCTGCCGCCAACGTTGTTGCCCTGTAAGTTCAGGGAATAGCGTATCGAGATCTTAATACAACCATGATGCAGCCGTTAGGCTGGCATTATTGCGGAAGATATTAAGTTCAATAAGCCCGCCAGCGTGCGGGCTTTTTAATGTTTGCTCATAAGGAGTTTATGACGAAAAACTTAGGATGGGCTGGTAGCATCCAGATAACAAATACGCATGGCGTAGTTCCGGGTGCCCACAAAAAAAGGAAATCAGTTATGTTAAAAAATCGGATGTTAAAAATGGGTCGGGTGAAATGGTTTAATCAGGCTGAAGGCTATGGTTTTATTTCCCCGGTTGATGGCAGTGGCGAAATATACGTCAGCCGCCAGGCGATTGCCAATACCAAAAACAAATCACTTACCGAAGGCCAGAACGTTGAGTTTTCGATCTGCCGTGGCTCCAATGGGCTGTCGGCCGCAGACGTTATCGCGTTCTAAGTATCTTCCTCCTCGCCAGTGCCAGCGCTCCCGCTACTTTGCACTGGCGAAGAAAAATCACGCCAATTCCACTATTATCAAGTAACCCCCCTTTCAGCAGGACGACAGGATGCCTTTGCCGGTTATTTCATTGGCCGCCGCCCGCGCACTACACCTTGCCGCCCAGGGCTTATTAACCCCGGTTCGGCGTAAAGCCCGCCCAGACGATGTTATCCAAGCGATTCAACGGATGGGCTTACTGCAAATCGATACCATCAGCGTCGTTGCCCGCAGCCCTTATCTGGTGCTGTTCAGCCGGCTTGGCGATTACTCGCCCGCATGGCTGGATCAGGCATTAGCGCAGCGGCGCCTGTTTGAATACTGGGCGCACGAAGCCTGTTT is part of the Gibbsiella quercinecans genome and encodes:
- a CDS encoding cold-shock protein, yielding MLKNRMLKMGRVKWFNQAEGYGFISPVDGSGEIYVSRQAIANTKNKSLTEGQNVEFSICRGSNGLSAADVIAF
- the lpxK gene encoding tetraacyldisaccharide 4'-kinase yields the protein MIERIWSGGSLLYLLLLPLSWLYGLVSNLIRLSYRLGLRKSWRAPVPVIVVGNLTAGGNGKTPVVIWLVEQLQQRGYRAGVVSRGYGGKSASYPLLLDGATTTAQAGDEPVLIYQRTGAPVAVAPKRVAAVQALVQQHAVDVVITDDGLQHYALQRDFEVVVIDGVRRFGNGWWLPAGPMRERAARLNSVDVCIANGGVAQAGEIAMKLQARDAVNLLSGERRPAAELPQVVAMAGIGHPPRFFATLEKQGVEMVREVPFADHQAYSLAQLAALVQPQQTLLMTEKDAVKCRAFAQPNWWYLPVDAQLPQQQAEQLLQRIEALLK
- a CDS encoding cold shock domain-containing protein, translated to MSKKTGQVKWFNESKGFGFIEQHDGGKDVFVHFSAIMTDGFKTLAEGQRVEYTIQDSPRGPAAANVVAL
- the msbA gene encoding lipid A ABC transporter ATP-binding protein/permease MsbA, with the translated sequence MMNDKDLSTWQTFRRLWPMITPFKTGLIVAAIALVLNAAGDTLMLSLLKPLLDEGFGKADSSVLVWMPLVVIGLMVMRGLTSFISSYCISWVSGMVVMQMRRRLFGHMMRMPVAFFDQQSTGTLLSRITYDSEQVASSSSSALVTVVREGASIIGLFIMMFYYSWQLSVILIVLAPIVSFAIRLVSKRFRNISKNMQNTMGQVTTSAEQMLKGHKEVLIFGGQQVETERFNSVSNRMRQQGMKLVSASSISDPIIQLIASLALAFVLFAASFPSVMETLTAGTITVVFSSMIALMRPLKSLTNVNAQFQRGMAACQTLFSILDMEQEKDSGTREVKRAKGDIEFRNVTFFYPGKETPALRDINLSISEGKTVALVGRSGSGKSTIANLLTRFYDVQEGAVLMDGYDLREYTLASLRDQVALVSQNVHLFNDTIANNIAYAREDRYSRAEIEQAARMAYAMDFIDKMEKGLDTVIGENGVMLSGGQRQRIAIARALLRDCPILILDEATSALDTESERAIQAALDELQKNRTSLVIAHRLSTIEKADEILVIEDGRIVERGGHDELLARHGAYAQLHRLQFGQ